A portion of the Bacillota bacterium genome contains these proteins:
- a CDS encoding Veg protein yields the protein MAGNDVINEIKRNVDTFIGKKVRLKANQGRKKIVELEGVLESTYPKVFVIRLNEKPGITKRVSYTYADLLTESVELSVWQKDHEERIGCVGL from the coding sequence TTGGCGGGCAACGACGTCATCAATGAGATAAAGAGGAATGTCGACACTTTCATCGGTAAGAAGGTCAGACTCAAGGCGAATCAGGGGCGAAAAAAGATAGTGGAGCTCGAGGGAGTCCTAGAGAGCACTTATCCTAAGGTATTTGTCATCAGATTAAATGAAAAGCCCGGCATTACGAAGCGTGTATCATACACCTACGCTGACCTCCTTACGGAATCAGTCGAGCTCTCTGTGTGGCAGAAGGATCACGAAGAAAGGATAGGCTGCGTCGGCCTTTGA
- the rsmA gene encoding 16S rRNA (adenine(1518)-N(6)/adenine(1519)-N(6))-dimethyltransferase RsmA, with translation MRPVRPKKRFGQHFLKDSRYIRLIVEAAELSSDDVVLEIGPGTGVLTRELAGKAGKVIAVEVDRDLAALLQKHFAAFPNVEVICADILAINLTELLGFVIKGGRKGKVVANLPYYITTPVISMLLDHRELFERLVVMVQREVADRMIARPHTKDYGAFSVKIQFHSEAQVVTRVPRGAFDPAPKVDSAVVCLRLRERPAVSVINEELFFKIVRAGFGKRRKMLRNALLGSDLGFDPDLLDEAFRRTGILPSRRAESLSLGEFALLADVLAGLSMV, from the coding sequence ATGAGACCAGTCCGCCCCAAAAAGCGGTTTGGGCAACATTTTCTGAAGGACAGTCGATATATTCGCCTTATTGTAGAGGCCGCCGAGTTGTCATCAGACGATGTGGTCCTAGAGATAGGACCGGGGACCGGAGTTTTGACGCGGGAACTGGCGGGGAAGGCCGGAAAGGTGATAGCCGTTGAAGTAGACCGAGACCTGGCAGCCCTCCTTCAAAAACATTTCGCTGCATTTCCCAACGTTGAGGTGATTTGCGCGGACATTCTGGCAATTAACTTGACAGAACTCCTCGGATTTGTTATAAAAGGGGGGAGAAAGGGCAAAGTCGTGGCTAATCTGCCGTATTACATCACCACTCCCGTCATATCAATGCTGCTCGATCATAGGGAATTATTTGAGAGACTGGTGGTGATGGTTCAAAGGGAAGTGGCAGATAGGATGATTGCCCGGCCCCATACCAAGGATTATGGGGCATTTTCGGTAAAGATCCAGTTTCATTCCGAAGCGCAGGTCGTGACCCGTGTCCCGCGCGGGGCATTTGACCCGGCGCCGAAAGTAGATTCAGCAGTAGTTTGCCTGAGACTGCGGGAGCGTCCCGCAGTCTCAGTGATTAATGAGGAGTTGTTCTTTAAGATAGTGCGCGCGGGGTTCGGAAAGCGCAGGAAAATGCTTCGGAACGCCTTGCTTGGCAGCGATTTAGGATTCGATCCTGATTTGCTGGATGAAGCGTTCAGGAGAACCGGAATCCTGCCTTCGAGGAGGGCTGAGAGCCTGAGTCTCGGGGAATTTGCACTATTGGCCGATGTTCTGGCCGGATTGTCGATGGTCTGA
- a CDS encoding serine protease — MRSHRSFAFFLITGIMILIASFLLSYASAQTLYGQAAYSSDGTDFGGVYRGSSQELSRAYYYVGSSSGSKVTYYFNLRPGTWYSGSGTYYAHYYVNGNGSYVYIYRPPYQGTQPQPQPQPQPQPAPGTQPAGQLTRDEATMLSLINQERAKAGLSPLTADMRLVELARKKSLDMIQNNYFGHVSPTYGSPFDMLKAAGISYRAAGENIAGAPTVARAHALLMASQGHRANILSSSYNRVGIGIVDGGPYGKMFTQLFIGTW, encoded by the coding sequence ATGAGATCGCATCGTTCTTTTGCCTTTTTCCTCATTACCGGCATCATGATACTCATTGCTTCATTTCTTTTATCATATGCCTCTGCTCAAACTCTTTATGGACAAGCTGCGTATTCGAGCGACGGGACTGATTTCGGTGGAGTCTACAGGGGCAGCAGCCAGGAGTTGTCTAGGGCATACTACTATGTCGGCTCCTCAAGCGGGAGCAAGGTCACTTATTATTTCAACCTGAGGCCAGGCACGTGGTACAGCGGCAGCGGGACTTACTACGCCCATTACTATGTAAATGGTAACGGCAGCTATGTTTATATTTATCGTCCACCATACCAGGGGACGCAGCCGCAACCACAGCCCCAACCGCAACCTCAGCCAGCGCCCGGGACCCAACCTGCCGGCCAGCTGACTCGGGATGAGGCCACTATGTTGAGTCTGATAAACCAGGAGAGGGCTAAGGCAGGATTGAGCCCGTTGACTGCTGATATGCGGCTTGTAGAGCTTGCGCGCAAGAAGAGTCTGGATATGATCCAAAACAATTACTTCGGCCATGTCTCGCCCACATATGGCAGTCCTTTTGACATGCTGAAGGCAGCAGGGATTTCCTATCGGGCTGCCGGGGAAAACATAGCTGGGGCCCCGACTGTAGCAAGGGCCCATGCGCTGCTAATGGCGAGTCAGGGGCATAGGGCCAATATCCTGAGTTCTTCGTATAATCGTGTTGGAATCGGGATCGTAGATGGCGGACCCTATGGGAAGATGTTTACTCAGCTCTTCATAGGCACCTGGTGA
- a CDS encoding glycosyltransferase: MGIVIIGPVFDATGYAEVVRNIAFGLDRMGIEVRLEPRSLSLVTPVFKASVESSLRRMAGNKSVVPKIALHIFLAGFFQPIPGLYNIGFSMIEVDRLPSQWVERCNLMNEVWVPSSFNLEAFSASGVHRGILKVMPLGIDVGAYCPHGLSLEVKGLRGFVFLSVFEWILRKGYDLLLRAFCEEFGPNEDVTLLLRVHDNSKYDPHGRKIRENIRAICHLHGRDDRQIIVLSSILPADLMPALYRTADCFVLPTRGEGWNMPAMEAMACGLPVISTKWSGQMEFMQHAPCYLIDIEGLEPVPMQGIPNDSVYAGANWARPSVPHLRRLMRHVFENREEAREIGRRASDFVRSHYSWDISVGRICNRLKEVDPHGMG; the protein is encoded by the coding sequence ATGGGAATTGTTATAATCGGGCCTGTGTTTGATGCCACCGGATATGCCGAGGTTGTGCGGAATATCGCCTTCGGACTCGACAGGATGGGGATCGAGGTGAGGCTAGAACCTCGGAGTCTTAGCTTGGTAACGCCGGTATTCAAAGCCTCTGTGGAGTCTTCTTTGCGTCGGATGGCAGGCAACAAGTCAGTGGTTCCCAAGATCGCCCTTCACATCTTCCTCGCAGGTTTTTTTCAACCGATTCCCGGGTTGTATAACATCGGTTTCAGTATGATTGAAGTAGACCGCTTGCCCAGCCAATGGGTGGAGCGATGTAATCTGATGAACGAAGTCTGGGTGCCATCTTCTTTCAATCTCGAAGCCTTTTCAGCCAGCGGGGTCCATCGAGGAATTCTCAAGGTAATGCCTCTTGGTATTGATGTTGGTGCCTACTGCCCGCATGGCCTTTCCTTGGAAGTTAAGGGACTCAGGGGGTTTGTATTCCTTTCTGTCTTTGAATGGATACTCAGGAAAGGTTATGACCTGCTTCTCAGGGCGTTTTGCGAGGAATTCGGGCCGAATGAGGACGTGACGCTCCTCCTGCGTGTTCACGACAATTCCAAGTATGATCCACATGGCAGAAAGATCCGCGAAAACATCAGAGCTATATGCCATTTACATGGGCGCGATGATAGACAAATCATAGTTCTCTCTTCCATATTGCCTGCAGATTTGATGCCAGCTCTTTATAGAACGGCAGATTGCTTTGTCTTGCCCACAAGAGGCGAAGGCTGGAACATGCCTGCGATGGAAGCCATGGCCTGCGGATTGCCGGTGATCTCAACGAAATGGTCAGGCCAGATGGAATTCATGCAGCATGCTCCATGCTACCTGATAGACATCGAGGGTCTCGAGCCTGTTCCAATGCAGGGGATACCCAACGACTCCGTATACGCGGGAGCCAATTGGGCTCGCCCAAGCGTTCCTCATTTGCGCAGGCTCATGAGACATGTCTTTGAAAACAGGGAAGAGGCGCGCGAGATCGGCCGCAGAGCGTCTGATTTTGTCAGGAGTCATTATTCGTGGGACATATCAGTAGGGAGGATCTGTAATAGGCTCAAGGAAGTGGATCCGCATGGGATGGGATGA
- a CDS encoding glycosyltransferase, whose protein sequence is MKTLKPRVSVMYIVKNEEEYFPFSLRSIYNIADEIVVVDGYSEDRTPEIAKACDKVKLLFCDSPDYSVNRNLALDAATGDWLIPMDADLVFYENVNEVVPKLIQNSNADVYVCWFYHLMKDYFHMQNVADKDPLYCRKFLIRRTPELRWIRPVHEELTGHGPRVADSDLFCVHYGYVKPQREVFKRWVKYAELEGRPGAYNGVCPDTILDDRPLRPFPKEHPEVIRDYIAQKTGGTRAR, encoded by the coding sequence GTGAAAACATTGAAACCGCGTGTGAGTGTCATGTATATCGTGAAAAATGAGGAGGAGTATTTCCCATTTTCTCTTAGATCTATATACAACATAGCGGATGAGATCGTCGTCGTGGACGGTTATTCGGAGGATCGAACGCCGGAAATTGCGAAAGCTTGCGACAAAGTCAAACTTCTTTTCTGTGATAGCCCGGATTATTCCGTAAACAGAAACCTTGCGCTGGATGCAGCCACTGGTGACTGGCTCATCCCCATGGATGCAGATCTCGTCTTTTACGAAAACGTGAATGAAGTCGTGCCGAAATTGATTCAGAATTCCAATGCGGATGTCTATGTCTGCTGGTTTTATCACCTCATGAAAGACTATTTCCATATGCAGAATGTGGCTGACAAGGATCCTCTATATTGCCGGAAATTTTTGATCCGCAGGACTCCGGAGCTCAGGTGGATAAGGCCGGTGCATGAGGAGCTCACCGGGCATGGTCCGAGAGTGGCGGACTCTGACCTTTTCTGCGTCCATTATGGCTATGTGAAGCCTCAACGAGAAGTTTTCAAAAGATGGGTAAAGTATGCGGAGCTTGAGGGGAGACCCGGGGCTTATAACGGCGTATGTCCTGATACCATCCTGGATGACAGGCCGCTGAGGCCGTTTCCGAAAGAGCATCCTGAGGTGATTCGCGATTATATCGCTCAAAAGACAGGCGGAACCAGAGCTAGATAG
- a CDS encoding glycosyltransferase: protein MEKMDIIWDGDVASNHSYAIVNREIVQALSCQRVRVNIWGRDREGRLIVPRTSYPPGSREYHALGDFLPRAYVRHIWPPDFSRPDLPAAYSDTKSLAAYGSMRALTTYDDVKFVVIQPWEYGYLPVNWVDPIKENVDEIWAYSEFVKETYVRSGVDTNKVHVIGCGVNPVNFHPGIQPMVLPTAKHFRFLFVGGAATSRKGLDVLLSAFTAEFRRDEDVALVIKDWFYGNIERQIEEFRRRPDCPEIVYIYRDFSLSEMAALYSSCQAYVHPFRAEGFGLTVLEAMACGLPVIVTDYGPVREFCNPANSYLIRSRSIHFPEARVGEWVTCGIPFWAEPNSEHLRELLRRVFTDQEEGKEKGARAARDALSGWTWEKVASRVMSRLKANLLHLI, encoded by the coding sequence GTGGAAAAGATGGATATCATATGGGACGGGGATGTCGCATCTAACCATAGCTATGCGATTGTTAACCGGGAGATCGTCCAGGCATTGTCATGCCAGAGGGTGCGGGTGAATATCTGGGGGCGGGACCGTGAGGGCCGGCTTATAGTCCCCCGGACCTCATATCCGCCGGGAAGCAGGGAATATCATGCCCTCGGAGATTTTCTCCCAAGGGCATATGTGCGCCATATATGGCCCCCGGACTTTTCTCGTCCGGATTTGCCTGCTGCATATAGCGATACCAAATCTCTTGCCGCATATGGCAGCATGAGAGCCCTGACCACATATGACGACGTGAAATTCGTCGTGATTCAACCGTGGGAATATGGTTATCTACCTGTAAACTGGGTGGATCCTATTAAGGAGAATGTAGATGAGATCTGGGCCTACTCCGAATTCGTAAAGGAAACATATGTGAGAAGCGGGGTCGATACGAACAAGGTCCATGTGATAGGATGCGGTGTGAATCCGGTGAACTTCCACCCGGGGATACAGCCCATGGTTCTCCCCACCGCGAAACATTTTAGGTTTCTCTTTGTTGGAGGGGCAGCTACCTCGAGAAAAGGGTTAGATGTGCTCCTATCCGCGTTCACAGCTGAGTTCAGACGAGATGAAGATGTAGCATTGGTCATCAAAGATTGGTTCTATGGGAATATCGAGCGTCAAATCGAGGAATTCAGACGTCGCCCTGATTGCCCTGAGATCGTGTATATATATCGAGATTTCAGCCTCAGCGAAATGGCGGCGCTGTATTCCTCCTGCCAGGCATATGTTCATCCCTTCAGGGCTGAAGGCTTTGGCCTCACGGTGTTGGAGGCTATGGCCTGTGGGCTTCCTGTCATCGTCACCGATTATGGTCCTGTTCGAGAGTTTTGCAATCCTGCAAATTCCTACCTCATCAGGTCGAGAAGCATCCACTTTCCCGAGGCCAGGGTGGGAGAGTGGGTTACCTGCGGAATTCCCTTCTGGGCGGAACCAAATTCTGAGCATCTCAGAGAACTCCTGCGCCGTGTCTTCACAGACCAAGAGGAAGGGAAGGAAAAGGGAGCAAGGGCCGCCCGTGATGCGCTCAGCGGCTGGACATGGGAGAAAGTGGCCTCCCGTGTGATGAGTCGATTGAAGGCAAATCTCCTTCATCTTATTTAG
- a CDS encoding DUF3794 domain-containing protein, which translates to MQQVIEVPLPMRAIAIKEVHAEVTDIRTHIMTDKVIVQGIVRKQVFFVGEDNIVHHFPESMRFSAMISLPGVAPGMTVQVTPKITNIITELVRGGDAILQKVIIDVFATALDLRQFRVAQDPYGTLILARSVVGERTVQQLESQDIALPSPAIKVSEIRVTPTNLVPSVRSGQVVVTGDLEKQIFYVGPDDATRHVTATVPFSVMAEIPGTLPGMEVYLLPTIRDVAATLSPDGGTVSEEVLFDIFIKVLERSSLSVATGEGPTMLVDHVLGQGTSQIGEESQVTLSRPASKIIDITATVASLRARVVQDKVILQGMLSKDVTYVGEDGLTYTESFNVPFNDSVEVPGAIPSASVFATAEVAGVAFDPATTGQLVTEEAVIDIYATVVEEMRSSIVLDPVGVLIQVPVIVAEGMAQVMAEIIIERVGPVSIEYDILVFDELSFVSRQILAESLIPLGVPAIKIKSADARVLLIEGNTLNGKILVEGRVHVDVQFVGDDNIVRSIGHDIPFSAIEELPEAMQGTPVEVSAEIEGVVAKLTGDRLSVHVLVILRILIGRTVRTTQQVVTKVQGEGVTSSTTRIRAMVLRDGGAVPAELDVVTECDGPRVSEVARRTVNVEIVGGPPGPVPLSVVTDVKFAW; encoded by the coding sequence GTGCAGCAAGTCATAGAGGTACCCCTTCCCATGCGAGCCATAGCCATAAAGGAAGTCCATGCTGAAGTTACAGATATAAGGACTCATATAATGACCGACAAGGTCATAGTGCAGGGAATCGTCAGAAAACAGGTCTTTTTTGTGGGTGAAGACAATATAGTCCATCATTTCCCAGAAAGTATGAGATTCTCGGCAATGATCTCCTTACCGGGCGTAGCCCCAGGGATGACTGTCCAGGTGACACCTAAGATTACCAATATCATCACTGAGCTAGTCCGAGGTGGAGATGCAATCCTCCAAAAGGTTATCATTGACGTATTTGCCACCGCTTTGGATCTCAGGCAGTTTAGGGTGGCACAGGATCCATATGGCACCCTGATTCTTGCCAGGTCTGTAGTGGGGGAAAGAACCGTCCAGCAGCTCGAAAGCCAGGATATAGCGCTTCCCTCTCCGGCTATCAAGGTCAGCGAGATCCGAGTGACCCCCACTAACCTCGTTCCTTCTGTCCGTTCAGGCCAGGTCGTGGTTACAGGTGACCTGGAAAAGCAGATTTTCTACGTCGGGCCAGATGATGCAACAAGGCATGTCACCGCCACGGTACCATTCTCTGTGATGGCTGAAATACCAGGCACGCTTCCCGGGATGGAGGTATATCTCCTGCCAACGATCCGTGATGTCGCAGCGACCCTGAGCCCGGATGGCGGCACAGTCTCTGAGGAAGTGCTCTTCGATATATTCATCAAAGTCCTTGAGAGGTCCAGCCTGTCTGTGGCCACAGGGGAAGGCCCTACCATGTTGGTGGATCATGTGCTCGGGCAGGGAACGAGCCAAATCGGTGAAGAGTCCCAGGTCACGCTTTCACGTCCCGCGTCAAAAATAATAGACATCACTGCAACTGTGGCGTCTCTGAGGGCGCGTGTGGTACAAGACAAGGTGATTCTTCAGGGGATGCTTTCAAAGGATGTCACCTATGTTGGAGAAGATGGGCTGACTTATACTGAATCTTTCAATGTGCCATTTAACGATTCCGTGGAGGTACCTGGCGCGATCCCCTCTGCCAGCGTTTTTGCGACTGCTGAGGTAGCCGGTGTGGCGTTCGATCCGGCCACAACCGGACAATTGGTTACTGAGGAAGCGGTTATAGATATATATGCAACGGTGGTTGAAGAGATGAGGTCATCGATCGTGCTGGATCCTGTCGGGGTTTTGATACAGGTCCCTGTAATCGTGGCTGAGGGAATGGCCCAGGTGATGGCCGAGATCATCATCGAGCGGGTCGGGCCGGTTAGTATCGAATATGACATCTTGGTGTTTGACGAGCTAAGTTTCGTGAGCCGCCAGATCTTGGCCGAAAGCCTGATACCGCTTGGGGTTCCCGCCATCAAAATCAAGAGCGCTGATGCTCGTGTTCTATTGATAGAAGGGAACACCCTAAACGGGAAGATCCTTGTAGAAGGCAGAGTTCATGTAGATGTGCAGTTTGTGGGTGATGACAATATTGTGCGTTCAATTGGCCACGACATTCCCTTTAGTGCCATAGAGGAACTGCCGGAGGCGATGCAGGGAACGCCTGTGGAAGTATCTGCTGAGATAGAAGGTGTTGTGGCCAAGCTCACAGGGGATAGGCTCAGCGTTCATGTGCTGGTTATCTTGAGGATCCTCATCGGGCGCACGGTACGAACAACGCAACAGGTGGTTACGAAGGTGCAGGGGGAAGGGGTGACTTCATCCACCACACGGATAAGGGCGATGGTGCTCCGCGACGGCGGTGCAGTGCCGGCTGAACTAGATGTGGTCACAGAATGCGATGGGCCGCGTGTTAGCGAGGTCGCGCGCCGCACAGTAAATGTGGAAATTGTGGGCGGCCCGCCAGGCCCTGTGCCTCTCTCAGTTGTAACAGATGTTAAATTCGCCTGGTAA
- a CDS encoding glycosyltransferase yields MDSLSVIMVCPSWGRRCGIAEYTHELVAELAGLGVHPRVLSGNQWETALDNRVLSGSVVHFQYEYALYNPKALAMVIRRAGAAGPRLVFTLHDFHPASLEHNALIRGAPAHFVVHSELMRETLHSSGIPKARIQVIPMGARAYSVGDRKLTRSQLGIGQAGAVGFFGFAMAQKGIVQLAKAIELLQSSHPGLKLFIFSSSPFFDPSADAGLRSVLAGQGLLKNVVIQSEYVPAGQIATYLHAMDVNVFPYESTGFIGTSAACRVAMAAGRPIITTDIPYFSDLKDEVFKIPSPDPEQIAQAIAKFLDNPDMGSGLIAACNRYLIENSWRNVARRHLALYKMISYRMPEPSSVALPNIIYSGEKSISSGVPESVWMRVVERFAPPERK; encoded by the coding sequence ATGGATTCTCTCAGCGTGATCATGGTCTGTCCTTCTTGGGGGCGGAGATGCGGTATAGCGGAATACACTCACGAACTGGTAGCGGAACTTGCTGGCCTTGGCGTACATCCACGGGTCCTGTCAGGAAACCAGTGGGAAACCGCATTGGACAACAGAGTCCTTTCTGGGTCGGTTGTGCATTTCCAATATGAATATGCCCTATACAATCCGAAAGCTCTTGCAATGGTGATCCGTAGAGCCGGGGCGGCTGGCCCCAGGCTTGTATTCACTTTACACGACTTCCACCCGGCCAGTCTGGAGCATAATGCGCTAATTCGGGGCGCTCCAGCCCATTTTGTGGTCCACAGCGAACTCATGCGGGAAACCCTACATTCTTCTGGAATACCCAAGGCGCGTATTCAGGTGATTCCTATGGGTGCCAGGGCATATAGCGTTGGAGATCGTAAACTTACTCGCAGCCAGCTAGGAATAGGGCAGGCCGGAGCCGTGGGGTTCTTTGGTTTCGCCATGGCTCAAAAGGGCATAGTGCAGCTCGCTAAAGCCATAGAGTTGCTGCAGTCTAGCCATCCTGGGCTGAAACTATTCATTTTCTCTTCGTCCCCATTTTTCGACCCATCCGCGGACGCCGGGCTTCGGTCGGTTTTGGCCGGGCAGGGTCTCCTTAAAAACGTAGTAATTCAGAGCGAGTATGTCCCGGCGGGCCAGATAGCAACATATTTGCATGCTATGGATGTAAATGTCTTCCCATATGAGAGCACAGGCTTCATTGGCACCTCGGCCGCCTGTCGAGTGGCAATGGCTGCAGGGCGTCCCATTATCACCACAGATATTCCCTATTTCTCGGATCTAAAGGATGAAGTATTCAAGATCCCTTCACCTGATCCAGAACAGATCGCGCAAGCCATAGCGAAGTTCTTGGATAATCCGGATATGGGAAGCGGTCTTATAGCAGCCTGTAACAGGTATCTCATAGAGAACTCCTGGCGCAATGTGGCAAGACGACATCTGGCGCTTTACAAAATGATTTCATATCGGATGCCTGAGCCTTCCAGTGTGGCGTTACCCAATATCATCTATTCAGGAGAGAAGAGTATCTCTTCTGGAGTTCCTGAATCCGTATGGATGAGGGTTGTGGAGCGCTTCGCTCCACCTGAAAGGAAGTGA
- a CDS encoding radical SAM protein has product MIAYKLGNSLYLNITNRCTNSCDFCIRKTADGVGGYDLWLDREPTADEVIEAVGDPTRYDEIVFCGYGEPMIRLDVIKEVSRRLKERGAKIRINTNGQANLIFGRNVVPELKGLIDTMSISLNAENSEKYARLCNPSLGEEAYNAMLEFASQSMKYIPRVVLTVVDVPEVDVKACEAIAKSIGAEFRVRHYSPKIA; this is encoded by the coding sequence TTGATCGCTTATAAACTGGGGAATTCGCTCTACCTGAACATCACGAATCGGTGCACAAATAGCTGTGATTTTTGTATCAGAAAGACTGCTGATGGGGTCGGCGGGTATGATCTGTGGCTTGATCGGGAGCCTACAGCTGATGAAGTTATTGAGGCTGTCGGGGACCCAACCAGGTATGACGAGATAGTGTTCTGCGGATATGGGGAGCCCATGATCCGCCTCGATGTGATAAAGGAGGTCTCTCGCAGGCTTAAGGAGCGAGGGGCAAAGATACGGATCAATACCAATGGCCAGGCCAATCTGATTTTCGGGAGAAATGTCGTCCCTGAGCTCAAGGGGCTTATTGACACTATGTCCATAAGTCTTAATGCCGAGAATTCGGAGAAATACGCCAGGCTATGTAATCCTTCATTGGGCGAGGAAGCCTATAATGCCATGCTGGAGTTCGCCAGTCAGTCGATGAAGTATATCCCTCGGGTGGTTCTCACAGTTGTGGATGTCCCTGAGGTCGATGTAAAAGCATGTGAAGCCATAGCCAAGTCCATTGGGGCGGAGTTTAGGGTCAGGCATTATTCGCCTAAGATCGCTTGA
- the yabG gene encoding sporulation peptidase YabG has product MEKISVGDTVSRISYGADLLFTVVRIFTSEKKKAMAHLKGLNVRLFADAPLSDLVKVDPKQVEKVKLDLIKQSKESARKIFLRRITEEKAFRYRAGAEPPPGHDFFELPGKVLHIDGDKDYLKDCLEYYRQLNVPVIGEYVPEDQQPARITSLLQTHLPEILVLTGHDGLLTRKASERAGIDSYRTSRYFVEAVVKARRFQPDKDALVIIAGACQSHYEALIAAGANFASSPERVFIHAYDPILVAEKVSYTPIDSIVHVYEAIEGTITGIKGIGGIETRGKFRLGLPKTPRE; this is encoded by the coding sequence ATGGAGAAGATATCAGTGGGTGACACTGTTAGTCGGATATCTTATGGCGCTGACCTTCTCTTCACTGTGGTAAGAATCTTTACTAGTGAAAAGAAAAAGGCGATGGCGCACCTCAAAGGGTTGAATGTCAGGCTGTTTGCTGACGCGCCGTTATCGGACCTGGTCAAAGTTGACCCAAAACAGGTAGAGAAAGTCAAGCTCGATTTAATAAAGCAGTCGAAGGAATCGGCGCGCAAGATATTTCTAAGGCGCATAACCGAGGAGAAAGCTTTTCGTTATCGAGCTGGCGCTGAGCCACCGCCCGGGCACGATTTTTTTGAACTCCCGGGGAAGGTGCTTCATATAGACGGGGACAAGGATTATCTAAAGGACTGCCTTGAATACTACCGTCAACTCAATGTGCCTGTGATCGGGGAATACGTTCCTGAGGACCAGCAGCCAGCCCGGATCACATCGCTACTTCAGACTCACTTGCCCGAGATTCTTGTGCTGACAGGACACGATGGGCTTCTGACGCGGAAGGCCTCTGAACGTGCGGGTATCGACAGTTATCGCACCTCTCGTTATTTTGTGGAAGCCGTTGTAAAGGCTCGGAGATTTCAGCCCGACAAAGATGCCCTTGTGATCATTGCAGGGGCTTGCCAGTCTCATTATGAAGCCCTTATCGCAGCGGGAGCCAATTTCGCAAGTTCTCCTGAGAGGGTGTTCATCCATGCCTATGATCCTATTCTCGTAGCTGAAAAGGTCTCCTACACCCCGATTGACAGCATAGTGCATGTTTACGAGGCCATAGAGGGCACCATCACAGGCATTAAAGGAATTGGCGGCATTGAAACGAGAGGCAAATTCAGGCTAGGGCTCCCCAAGACCCCGAGGGAATGA
- a CDS encoding DUF348 domain-containing protein — protein sequence MGSKPPVARWFGWKAWGRWATFPNVKVRRGGLFFAILTLVLVVIATAGFIWFRKDVTIEVDGTAIERTTIGATVGDVLKEARVSLSPGDEVSPSQDQRLKDGMKIVIERAVPVILTVGGAKRDLRTTAKTVRAVLSKEGISLGPMDQISPALDSVVAPGMKIDITRVSQKVVTRRVVVPFRTEKRPDSHLDKGRTRVLSKGVDGLREESVKVTYENGKKIKEEIVSAKVIVPPVHEVIAYGTRNPLRTLVTSRGTYRYRDSYYMIATAFEPGPRSCGKYADGYTAIGVKAQRGVVAVDPDIIPLKTRLYVEGYGPALAADVGAAIKGYKIDLFFPTVEECLRFGRRRVKVYVLEPD from the coding sequence ATGGGAAGTAAGCCCCCAGTAGCGCGATGGTTCGGGTGGAAGGCCTGGGGCAGATGGGCGACATTCCCCAATGTGAAAGTCCGGCGAGGAGGATTGTTTTTCGCAATCCTTACTCTCGTCCTTGTTGTGATTGCAACAGCAGGGTTCATATGGTTCCGCAAGGATGTCACAATAGAAGTCGACGGGACCGCCATTGAAAGGACAACGATAGGAGCAACTGTAGGGGATGTGCTGAAAGAGGCTCGGGTGAGTCTTTCCCCTGGAGATGAAGTTAGCCCATCTCAGGATCAAAGGCTGAAGGACGGCATGAAGATCGTCATAGAACGTGCCGTTCCGGTGATTTTGACAGTTGGCGGGGCAAAACGTGATCTAAGGACCACAGCGAAGACGGTAAGGGCCGTCCTTTCAAAGGAGGGCATTTCACTTGGTCCTATGGATCAGATAAGCCCGGCACTAGATTCTGTTGTGGCGCCTGGGATGAAGATAGATATAACAAGGGTGTCCCAGAAAGTCGTCACCAGAAGAGTGGTAGTGCCCTTCAGGACGGAAAAGCGCCCTGACTCACACCTGGATAAGGGAAGGACAAGGGTGTTGAGCAAGGGAGTCGACGGGTTGCGGGAAGAGTCGGTTAAGGTAACCTACGAGAATGGAAAAAAGATAAAAGAGGAGATCGTATCCGCGAAGGTCATAGTCCCGCCTGTTCATGAGGTAATTGCCTACGGGACCAGGAATCCCCTCAGAACTCTGGTGACCTCACGTGGAACGTATAGATACCGCGATTCGTACTACATGATTGCGACGGCCTTTGAGCCGGGGCCCAGGAGTTGCGGCAAGTATGCGGACGGGTATACTGCCATAGGAGTTAAGGCGCAGCGTGGCGTGGTGGCGGTGGATCCTGATATAATTCCTCTCAAGACGCGACTTTATGTGGAAGGATATGGTCCGGCCCTTGCGGCAGATGTGGGCGCGGCGATCAAAGGATATAAAATAGACTTATTCTTCCCGACCGTTGAGGAATGTCTGAGGTTTGGCAGGCGGCGAGTCAAAGTTTATGTTCTTGAGCCCGATTAA